A window of Choristoneura fumiferana chromosome 8, NRCan_CFum_1, whole genome shotgun sequence contains these coding sequences:
- the Ilk gene encoding integrin linked kinase, with the protein MEDIFQWCREGNALQVRVWLDDTEHDMNQGDDHDFSPLHWACKEGHQKIVEMLIRRGARINVTNMGDDTPLHLAAAHGHRPIVQLLLQNRVDVNFTNAHGNSPLHYACFWGYSAIAEDLVLAGALVSLANRDGDTPLDKTRGQLIQRLHELAVQQGQEMKKIQFKDQSWLGTRTRSRDATLSRHKGININELALHTRIAVTPSGETWRGRWQKNDIVAKILAVRECSPRVQRDFNEEFPKLRIFSHPNILPVVGCCISPPSLVVICQYMSWGSLYSLLHGGAGGRVVVDAAAAVRLAHDVARGMAYLHSLQKDKDHQLPQYHLNSRHIMIDEDLTARINMADSKFSFQEKGRMYAPAWMAPEALQRPPARRNWEACHMWSFAVLLWELATREVPFADLSPMECGMKIALEGLRISIPPGVSPHISKLIKICMNEDIGKRPSFNMILPILEKMKK; encoded by the exons ATGGAAGATATATTTCAGTGGTGCAGGGAAGGAAATGCCTTACAAGTAAGAGTTTGGCTGGATGATACGGAACATGATATGAACCAGGG AGATGACCATGACTTCAGTCCTCTACACTGGGCCTGCAAGGAAGGCCACCAGAAGATTGTCGAGATGCTCATCCGCCGAGGGGCTCGTATCAATGTCACTAACATGGGTGATGACACGCCGCTACACTTGGCAGCGGCACACGGGCACAGACCTATTGTGCAGCTT CTGCTTCAAAATCGAGTCGACGTTAACTTCACGAACGCGCATGGCAATTCTCCCCTGCACTATGCCTGCTTCTGGGGCTACAGCGCCATTGCTGAAGATCTAGTGCTTGCGGGCGCGCTCGTGTCCCTTGCTAACAGGGATGGCGACACCCCGCTAGATAAGACCAGAGGACAGCTGATACAGag ATTGCACGAGTTAGCAGTCCAGCAAGGGCAAGAGATGAAGAAGATTCAGTTCAAGGATCAATCGTGGTTGGGCACGCGCACTCGCTCCCGGGACGCCACTCTCTCGCGGCACAAAGGCATCAATATCAATGAACTCGCGCTGCATACCAGGATCGCTGTCACTCCATCAG GCGAGACGTGGCGCGGCCGCTGGCAGAAGAACGACATCGTGGCCAAGATCCTGGCCGTGCGGGAGTGCTCCCCGCGCGTGCAGCGAGACTTCAACGAGGAATTCCCCAAGCTCAGGATATTCTCGCACCCCAACATACTGCCTGTG GTCGGCTGCTGCATCTCCCCCCCATCTTTAGTGGTGATCTGCCAGTACATGTCATGGGGCTCCCTATACTCGCTACTCCATGGCGGCGCCGGAGGCCGAGTGGTCGTGGACGCGGCGGCCGCCGTGCGACTGGCTCATGACGTCGCTCGCGGGATGGCGTATCTGCACTCGCTGCAGAAAGATAAGGATCATCAGTTGCCCCAGTATCATCTTAACAGCCGGCATATCATG ATCGACGAGGACCTGACAGCTCGCATCAACATGGCCGACTCCAAGTTCTCGTTCCAAGAGAAGGGGCGCATGTACGCGCCGGCGTGGATGGCGCCCGAGGCGCTGCAGCGGCCGCCCGCGCGCCGCAACTGGGAGGCCTGCCACATGTGGAGCTTCGCCGTGCTGCTGTGGGAGCTCGCCACCAGAGAG GTACCCTTCGCCGACCTCTCTCCGATGGAATGTGGCATGAAGATAGCTCTGGAAGGACTCCGCATCTCCATCCCTCCAGGAGTATCCCCGCACATCTCCAAGCTGATCAAGATATGCATGAACGAGGACATCGGGAAACGACCCTCCTTCAACATGATACTGCCCATACTTGAGAAGATGAAAAAATAA